From uncultured Pseudodesulfovibrio sp.:
GCTCTTGTATTGGGTATTATCGTAGCCTTTACAGGAGATTTTAAACTCGGGGCCTGTATGGGAATAGCTTTGATTTTTGATATGTTGATAGGAGCTTTTTCCGGTGCGGCCATTCCGTTGATTTTGAAGGAAATTGGACGTGATCCAGCTCAGGCATCCAGTATATTCTTGACCACGATCACTGATGCCGCTGGTTTTTGGAGCTTTTTGGCTCTGGCTGGTTTTATGTTGTTGTAGACACGGAATACATACGAAATAAAAAGCCCGCTTTCCTTTTGGAGAGCGGGCTTTTTTTAGGCTTATGGAATATCGATTTAATCGAGGCCGAGGGAAGCGAGCAGATCGTCTACATCTCCTTGGTTGGTACCTTCGGTCGGTCCCTGCAATTTTGAAGTTGCTTGGTTTTTTGCGGATTCGGATAAAGAGTCGATATCTTGTTCCGGTTCTTTTTCGCGTTGTTGGATCATTAGTCCTGTGGAAAGCATGACTTCGCGGACGATTTTTTCAATCTGTCTGATGGAATTGATGATTTTTTTGATACGCTGTCCGGTCAAATCTTGAAAACTGAGAGAGACCATGATGTTTGACAGGTCCATGCCAAGAGTCTGGTTAATTTCTTCAAGTTTTTTGCGATTGGATTTAGTTACGCCGCCGGATTCAAAGCCCTTTACAATGGTGGCTACGGAGCCTTGAAGCTCTTGGAGTTTTTCAACGATATCGATTATTTCTACAGCGGCTTTTTCTGTAGACTGCATGACGGCATCAAGTTGGTCAGATGCTTCGGAAAAAAATTCTTCAGGATTAATATCGGTTTCGATACTTTTGATTTCCTTACCACCGCGGGCAACTTTAACTTCTTGATAAATTTGTTTGAGGCCTTCTTGAAGGTCGTCATTGACTCTTCGGTAGAATTCCCCTTCAAGAAGAGCCTTGGAAAGGCTGGTGGCGATTTCTCGCTCAACAGAAGCTCTGATGGTATCTTTAAGGCTATCGACAAGTTGGTCGGTTACCTGTTCCATCATTTTTTTTACCAGAGCGTCATTGCTGGTCATATATCAACTCCTGAGAGGGGTTACATTTTTGAGTTTCTGATTTGTTCGCGCTGTTGTTTGAAGACGAATTGAACGATGGTTTCCATGTCTGAACCACGCATGTCAACAAATTCAAACCTGTAGAGTCCCGTGTCAGATTCCTTGTTTAGTATACGGCCTTTGGAGCCAGCCATCTGGACAGGCATTTGGCTGAGAACCAGAATTATTTCCAAGGGATCATCGGGCTTGAATTGTTGATTTGAACGAAATTTAACGCCTGCGCCTGATATTTCCATTATTTCAATATCAATGGAAAAGTCCGAGCGGACACTGTCTTTGCTGAGTATGCCGATGACCTGATCAAGTTTTCTGTCCATTTCGGTCAGAAATGCCGTTAATTCATCCGGGAGTTTGCTGTTTCTGAACAAAGCCTCGCGGGAGGCAGACTGATGCCCCGAATCGCCTGAGAACAGTTGTGGAGAGTCGATGGACTGCATGGGACGTGCATGGCCCTTCAGTCTAACTGGTATGCGTGAAAAGGATCGTTTTTCTTCGCTCATGAGGCCCCCCGGATAGTTATTGTCTGGTGTTTTCGTCCAGATCGAGAGTCATGGCCTTGACCGGGCAGACCCTTGTACACATGCCACAAGCCGAACATTTTTCAACGTCAAAGATGATGGTCTTATCGCTTTTTTCCAAGATTAAGGCATCGGTCGGGCACATGGCTGTACAGACACCGCAATGAATGCAGGATTCCTCGTTGCGAAAAATCTTGTGGGCAACAGGTGTGATGCGAACGCCGTTTTCTTTGAGATAGCCAATACCTTTATGGAAATCTTCTTCCATTCCAGATAATTCCAACGTCATTGTGCCTTCGTGTCGAGGGCTGATGTCCGCTTTGAGAATATTGAAACTCAAATCGAAATTGCGCAGAAGGTTGCAGACTACCGGACGACCGGAAACAGTCGGCGGAAAAGACAGGTAAACGATTTTTCGGAAGCCTTTGATCATTTCTTTCATTGATTTATCCTGAATGATGACTTTCGCACACCCCGAAGGATGACGGCAATTATTTCATTTTACTCAAAGAGCGTTTGGCCTGTGTGGCTTCAACTGATTTGGGGAATTTCTTGATAATTTCTTCAAAGCGCATTTTTGCGAGCTCCGGTTTACTCAAATAATTCCAGGAATAACCGGATTTGAGAAGAGCTGACTTATACTTGGAACTCTTTTTGTATTTTTCGATAACATCTTCGAAAAGGATGACTGCTCGAGCATAATCTTTAAGTTTGAAATAGCATTGGCCTTGCCAGAATACAGCACTGGGAGTGTAGGGATGTTTTTTGAAGGTATCCGTGAATTCTGCCCAGTATGAGCGTGCTTTTTCGAATTTATTCTCTTTATACAGGGCATACGCCTTATCGTAGAGAGCTTTTGCCGGATCGGTGTCAGCAGGTGGTGTGACTTGGGCAGGAGGAGTGGTTCCTGTCTGGGGCGTTGACGTGACGGCTTCCGTTGTTTCTGGTGTGGCACCGTCTTGAGTCGTTGCTATTGGAGCCAGAGTAGCTGCGCGTTCCTCTCGAACTTTAGGTAAATCAACCTGCAATTGGTTTTCCAGTGCAAATTCGATTTCAGCCAGCCGTTCGGCCAGGCCGTCCATGGTCGTTGCGGAGTCTGCTGCACCGACTTGTCGGTCCATACGGATATTGACTTCATCCATTTCTCCACGAAGTTTGGCGAAATCTGCCCGCAGGGATTGAATTTCAGCCCACATATCGGCAGAACGTTCCCTGATGGGAGAACTTGATTTTTCAATTTCGTTTTTAAGAAGCTGCTTGGATTCTTCCAGTTCAGATTCCAATTGCTTCATTCTGTTCAAATCTTGTTGCCGCTCTCCCTGTAACGTTTCCATGTCGGTTTTGCTGGCACAACCGATGAGTGAGAATAGGGATATGACCAACAGCAGTATAGTGAAATTCTTTGCGATTTTTATCATTTCATTAAGCTCCCTCTTTTTCTACCGAGGAAAAGATACGCCAGAGCGCCTAAAATGGGAATAAAAATGCATATCTGCATCCAGAGGGCCTTTTCGTTGGAGGACCCGAAGTTTCTTTTCCACACATCAAGTATGGTCCAGACGCTGAAGGAAAAGCAGATGAGAACGGAAATGGAAACAACGGCCCATTGAGTCGTTGTCAGGGATGAAAAGTCCGCGAACATTATTATTTCTCCTTTGACGGCAGGGGATTAATCCTGTTCCGAATTGCGCTGAAGAAGCATTGACAAAATGATGCAGCCTGCACCGACCGTGAGGGCACTGTCTGCAATGTTGAAGGCGGGCCAGTGATATGTCCCTACGTAAACGTCCAGAAAATCAATGACCGAACCAAGCCAGATGCGATCGATGGCGTTGCCTATGGCTCCGCCAGCGATCATTCCCAAACCGGCAATCATCCATGTGTCTTTTTCTTTGGTCGACTTGAGCATGTAGCCGATGGCAAAAACGGCAACGACCGATATTGCGATGAACATCGGTCGTTGCCAGTCAATATTTTCGTCATCCAAAAAGCCCCAAGCCGCGCCCTTGTTCAGGACGTGTACCAAGTTGAAAAAGCCCGGAATTACCTTGAAACCGGTCCACGGTTCAATGGCGTTGAGCACCCATAACTTGGTGATCTGATCAAGTGCGACTGTGGCCGCAGCCCATATGGTTGCCAGAGTATACCGGTTCATTCTGGCCTTAGGCGAGAGTTTTCAGGACAGCGGTACAACGAGGACATGCGTCCGGGTATGCTTCGTCTGTTCTCAAGTCTTCGCTGATACGCCAGCACCGCTCGCATTTTTCGCCGGTTGCAGCTTCGACGGAGACCTTGAGGTCTTCCATGTCTTCACCTTGGTAGGCATCAGCGGGTGCCTTGTCTGTATCATCCAATACCAATTTTGAAACGATGAAGAATTCACGCGGGTCGATGTCCTCGGAATCCACAAGCGTACGGATTTCTTCAGTTGCATACAGTGTGACCTGTGCATCAAGAGATTTGCCGATGACGCGGTCTTTACGTTTGGGTTCGATGGCCTTGTTCACTTCAGCGCGAACCTGAGCCAGTCTTTCCCAACGGGCACGTTCTGAATCATCCATGCCAGTGGCATCAGGAGTGAAGCGGAGAGCGAAAACCGTTTTGTCTTGCGGCAGTGCCTTTTTGATGGCTTCCGGCAGGTTTTGGAAGGCCTCTTCTGCTGTGAAGGAGAGGACTGGAGCCATATCCTGCAAAAGCATAAGCAAGGTTTGCCACAGTACGGTTTGAGCAGAGCGGCGTTTCAAACCATTTTCTTCTTCAACGTACAGACGGTCTTTGATGATATCCAGATAGAAAGCGGACAAGTCGACCACGCACAGGTTGTGCAGGGTGTGGTAAACTTTATGGAATTCGAAGTTTCTGTATGCTTCCTGAATTGTCTCGTGATGACGGGACACCATGTCCAGCGCGTAACGGTCAAGCGGCATCATGTCAGCTGCATCAACCTTGTTGGCGGGATCAAAGTCGTTCAGGTTGGACAGCAGATAACGGCAGGTGTTGCGGATACGACGGTACGCGTCCACGAGTCTGTTCAGGGTTTCATCCGAGATGCGGATATCTTCCTGATAGTTGGAAGCTGAAACCCACATGCGCAGGATTTCTGCGCCGAATTTGTCGATGATTTCCTGCGGAGCGATGACGTTGCCGATGGATTTGGACATTTTGCGGCCCTCGGCATCGACTACGTAACCGTGAGTGAGGACGGTCTTGTAAGGTGGTACTTCGCGTGTGCCGACAGAGGCGAGCAAAGAGCTGTGGAACCAGCCACGGTGTTGGTCTGAACCTTCAAGGTACAGGTCAGCAGGGAAGCGTGTTTCATTGCGTTGTTCAACCACGGCAGCAAAGCTGGTGCCGGAGTCAAACCATACATCCAGAATGTCAGTCTCACGTTTCCAGTGATTTCCGCCGCATTTGGGGCAGGTCAGGCCTTCAGGAACGATTTCTTCCAGCGGAGCTTCGAACCAGTAATCACAACCAGTTTCATGCTGTGCGTATTTATCACAGATGTCGTAAACCCACTTGGCATCGAACCATGTTTCGTCGCAGTCTTCGCAGATCAATGCGGAGATGGGTACACCCCAGTTGCGCTGACGGGAGATACACCAGTCAGGTCTATTTTCAACCATATTGTAAATACGTTCTTCACCCCAGGATGGGACCCATTGAACATCGTTACGGATGGCGTCCAGCGCCTTTGTGCGCAGGTTGTTTTCATCCATGCCGACAAACCACTGGGTGGTTGCGCGGAAGATGACCGGCTCCTTGCAGCGCCAGCAATGGGGGTAGGAGTGAGTGATGTTCTCGGAAGCCATGAGATTGCCGACCTCAGTCAGTTTCTCGATAACCTTGGGGTTGGCGTCCCAGACATTCAGACCTGCAAAGTGTTCGACTTCCTGAAGGAACTCACCTCGATCATTCATGGGGGAGTAGACTTCCAGCCCATTTTTGAGGCCGGTTTCAAAGTCTTCACGGCCATGTCCGGGGGCAGTATGAACACAACCTGTACCGGTTTCCAGCGTGACGTAGTCAGCAAGAACAACCGGAGAGGGGCGATCGTATATGGGATGCTTGGCTTGAAGTCCTTCCAATTCCGCGCCGCGAACGGTTTTCAGGATTTTGGGAGCTTCCCAACCAAACTTTTCAGTGCATTCTTCAAGCAATCCTTCGGCCAGAACATAGTAGTCGCCTCCAGCTTCAACCAAGACGTAATCGAAGTCGGGGTGCACGGCCACGCCCATGTTGTCGGGAATGGTCCATGGCGTCGTGGTCCAGATAAGGATGAACAATTTGTTAATGTCGATATCTGCGATCTTTGTGAAATTTGAGTCAGCCATGGGAAAGCGGACATATATAGAAGGGGATGTATGGTCCTCGTATTCCACTTCGGCTTCAGCCAGTGCTGTGCGGCAATCACAGCACCAATAGATGGGCTTCTTGCCCCGCACGACACCGTCACGCTCCATGAATCGACCCAGTTCACGGGCTGTGGCAGCTTCGTATTCTGGCTTCATGGTCATGTACGGATCGTCCCAAACGCCGAGTACGCCCAGACGCTTGAATTCTTTGCGTTGGGTGTCCAGCCATTTGGCGGCATAGGATCGACAGATTTTGCGGATGGTCAGGGTGTCGAGTTCCTTTTTCTTTTTCTTGAGTTCCTGTTCAACCTTGTGCTCAATGGGCAGACCATGACAATCCCAACCGGGAACGTACTGAGCTTTTTGCCCTTGCATATTCCGGGATTTTACGACGATGTCCTTGAGGACTTTGTTCAGAGCAGTACCCATGTGGATGTGGCCGTTGGCGTAAGGCGGGCCATCATGCAGCACATACTCATTGTCTGCGTCACCAGCGGCAACCATAGCGTCGTATGATTTGTTCTGTTCCCAGAACTTGAGCATTTCAGGCTCGCGTTGCTTGAGGTTGGCCTTCATGGGAAATTTGGTCTTAGGCAGGAGCAGGGTGTTCTTATAGTCGCTCATGGGTTTCGTTTCCTCCAGGAACCGTATATTTCTATAGATGAAAGTCTGTGTTTAAATGAGTCGGCGTAGATTGGTATAAGCCGGACCGTAAGTCAAGTGTTGCGCCTTTTTTGCGGTCAATTGCACAATGTTTACATGGTCGCGGAAACATGTTTTGTGTTAAATAGACCAAAGCGATCTGAAATTATACTTTTAGAATTTGGAGAATATATGGGTGTTCACAAAAAGAATCGTGAATTGGAAGAGTTGAAAGCACATTACATGAAAAAGTCTTCGGCAATATTTTTGGCGATAGTCGCTTTGCTTGTAGGGGCTTTCATTGGTAACACGGTTACCTCATTGTATATGGGGCAGCAGCAGGCGCGGACAGGGGGGGCTGTTCCACAACAACAGCAGAGTGACGAGCCTCATCAGGCCAATCCAGTTGCTTTGGCTAATTTGGAAAAAGCAGCGGCGGATGACCCAACCAATGCTGATAAATGGATTGAATTGGGTAATTTTTGTTTTGACCATGACTTGTCTGCACAAGCCGTTACTGCATATGAAAGGGCCTTGGAATTAGCTCCCATGCAGGTCAATGTCTGGTCTGATTTGGGTGTCATGTACAGGCGTACGAAACAGTATGAAAAAGCTGTGGAAGCATTTGGTCATGCTGCATCTTTGGATCCTCAACATATTACATCCCGGTTTAATATGGGAATAGTATACATGTATGATCTTAACGACCAGCCATCTGCCGTCAAAGTGTGGAAGGGTATATTGGCTATTGATCCAAATGCAAAAACGCCTTCGGGTGAGAGTTTGGCAGCCATGGTGAACGATTTGGAAAAATAATCGGATAGCTATAAAAAAAGGGAAGGATGGTTCACCATTCTTCCCTTTTTTGCGTCGAGATTTTGGATTGATTAGATGCCGCCACCATTTTCAAAGGCTTGTTGTGTCGCCCTGGATTGGACAATTTGTGCGCCAGCCGGAACATCGCGTGTAATCCAGACATTACCACCAATAACAGCGCCTTTGCCGATGGTAACACGGCCAAGAATAGTTGATCCCGCATAGACGATGACATCGTCTTCAACAATTGGGTGTCTTGGTAATCCCTTGATCAAACGTTCATCGTCGCCTTTAGGGAAGCTTTTGGCACCAAGAGTGACACCCTGATAAATGCGGACGTTATCACCAATAATGGTTGTTTCTCCTATAACTGTGCCTGTTCCGTGGTCGATAAAAAAACTCTTCCCGATGGTTGCTCCTGGATGGATATCTATACCCGTGTTTGAGTGGGCCATTTCTCCGATTATTCGCGGGATAATATCCACACCTAAAAGGTATAGTTCATGGGCGATACGATGGTTGGTCAAAGCCCTGATAGAAGGGTAGCAGAAAATGGTTTCGCCGTGTGTTTTTGCGGCAGGGTCGCCATCGTAGGCTGCTTCGACATCGGCCAAAAGCAGTTCTCTGATTTTGGGCAGTTTTGTTATGAATTCCTGAGCAATACGTTTTGCTCGAGCTTCGCAATCACTGCATTTGTCCTTTTCGATAGAATCGCAAACAAAACAATACCCTCGATTGATTTGGTCTGCCAATGTCCGCACCAACTGATCGAGTGTGGAGCCTATATAATAGGGCATGGTGTCCGGTGTGATTTCGGACGGCCCGTAATACCCGGGGAATAGAACAGATCTGAGATCCTCGACAATTTGGGAGAGGATTTCAACAGATGGCATGGGAGCTTCTTCTGTATATCTGTGTGAAGCAGGGCCGCTACTGCCGGATTCGACCAACTGTGCGACAACGTCGGCAAGAGAATATGTCGTGTTATTCATGGCTTCCTTTATTCGAAAAGCGGGGTGCTCAGATACCGTTCGCCAGTGTCACATACGATAAATACGATCAGTTTACCGGCATTTTCAGGTCTTTTGGCCAATTCAATGGCTGCCGCACAGTTGGCGCCAGAGGATATACCGCACAGAATCCCTTCCATCATGATCATTTGTTTGGCTGTTTCCAAAGCCGTGTCGTTATCAATCTGTATAACTTCATCAATGATATCGGTATTTAATATTTTAGGAACAAAGCCAGCACCGATGCCTTGAATCATGTGTGGACCTGGATTCCCGCCGGAAAGCACAGGAGATGCTTGTGGTTCAACGGCAATGGCCTTGATTTCCGGTTTCTTTTCTTTGAGGGCCTCGCCGACGCCGGTAATCGACCCCCCCGTGCCTACTCCGGCTACGAAGATGTCTATTTTGCCGTCAGTGTCGTTCCATATCTCACGGGCGGTTGTTTTGCGATGCATGGCAGGATTGTCAGCGTTTTCGAATTGTTGGAGCATGAAAGCGTTATCAGTCTCCCGGACAATTTCTTCAGCGCGATCAATGGCTCCCTGCATGCCTTTGGCTGCTGGGGTAAGGACCAGTTCAGAGCCGAATCCTCTGAGCAACTTGCGCCGTTCAATACTCATGCTTTCAGGCATGGTCAGAACCAGTCTCAAACCTTTGACCGCACAGACAAAGGCCAAGCCAATGCCGGTGTTGCCGCTGGTTGGTTCTACCAAAGTGGTTTCTGGTGTGATCGTGCCTTTTTCTAAAGCGGCCTCGATCATGTTCTTGGCGATACGATCTTTGACTGAAGCACACGGGTTGTTGAATTCAAGCTTGGCAACCAAAGTCGCATTCAGTCCTTCCGAGAGTTTGTTCAAGCGAACCAGCGGTGTGTTGCCGACGAGTTCTGTCATGTCTTGAGCTACTTTCATCGAAAACTCCTTTGAATATCTTTAGAGACTAAGCCCTTGTTTCTCAGGAGAAAACGGTGAGAGCTTTCTCAAGTTTTCTATGATGGGAGGCAATGTCTTTATTACAAAATCAATTTCTTCTTCCGTATTGAAGCGACTCAGGCTGAACCTGATGGAACCGTGCGCAAAAGTGAACGGCACATCCATTGCCCGAAGGACATGAGACGGTTCCAGACTGCCCGATGTACAGGCTGAACCGGAACTGGCTGCAATACCTACCTGGTCGATCATCAAGAGGATGGCCTCACCTTCGACATAGCCGAAAGATATGTTTGACGTGTTGGGCAGGCGGTTGTCTTTGTCGCCGTTGAGAATCGAATTGGGAACAGCGGCAAGCAGGCCGTTTTCCAGTTTATCTCGCAAGGTTCGAACTTCGGTGTTTTCTGCGTCCATGTTTTCATGGGCCAGCTCACACGCTTTACCCAGCGCGATGATACCTGTGGTGTTTTCAGTGCCTGCACGTCGGCTGCCTTCCTGATGACCGCCAATGAGAAATGGACGGAAGGGCGATTTTTTGCGGACAAACAGGGCCCCAACGCCTTTGGGAGCGTGTAGCTTGTGCCCGGATAAGGAGAGCATGTCCACCGGGACGTTCTTGAGGTCGATAGGAACTTTGCCAACCGCTTGAACTGCGTCAGTGTGGAAAAGTACGTCGTTGTCCTTGGCAATTTTAGCCATTTCTTCAATCGGATAAATATTGCCGGTTTCGTTATTGGCCCACATGATGGAAATGATGGCTGTATCAGGACGGATAGCCGCTTTGTATTCATCCATATTAAGACGGCCGTGTTCATCTGTACCCAGATACGTAACTTCGTAGCCGTCCTTTTTTTCGAGGAATTTGCAAAAGCTCAGGACGGCAGGATGTTCAACAGCAGTGGTGACGATGTGCCGTTTTTTCGGTTGGGCGGTCAGAGCTGATCTGATAGCGGTGTTATCGGATTCCGAGCCGCAGGAAGTGAAGAGTATTTCTTCGGGCAGGCAATTGAGAATGTTGGCGACTGATTCACGTGCTTTTTTGATTTCTACTCCAACTTGACCACCAAAGCGGTGCATGGACGAGGGATTCCCGTAGAGTTCAGAAAAATACGGCTTGATGGCTTCGAAGACTGCCGGATCAACCTGAGTGGTCGCGTTGTTGTCGAGATAGATGGTTTTCATGATTATGCCTCCCGTACCGTAAGATCAGGGTCGACTTTTTCTTTGAGTTTGCCTTCCACCAGATTGTGCAAAGTGGCTTGGCTGGAGGGGCAACCGGAACACATGCCCATGAATTGAACGACGACCATGCCGCCGTCAATGTCCACCAGTCTGATATCTCCACCGTCAGCTTGCAATGCGGGACGAATGTCATCATCAATGACTGATTCGATGAGGTGCATGCGCTGGATGTTGGTCATGCCCTGGGCCGGGAACGCTGTTTCAGAGGAAGGCGTTTCACAAACGGATTCACCATGGGCTTGAGCCAGAAGTTTTTCCAGGTCATCAATGCATTTGCCACATCCGCCACCGGCTTTGGTGAAGTTAGTGACATCTTCTACTGTCTGAAGATCATTTTCCTTGATGGCGTGAAGAATTTCTTCATCAAAAACACCAAAACATTCACAGATCAGTTCTCCTTCATGAGAGTGTTCTGCCTGAGGCGGAGCTTCGCCACGCATGTTTTTTAGTGCTTGTTCAAGAGCTTCTTGTCCCATGACAGAACAGTGCATTTTCTCTCTGGGCAGTCCCCCCAGATATTCAGCGATATCCTTATTGGTCAGCTTTTCAGCCTCTTCAACAGGTTTGCCTATGAGAAGTTCTGTAAGAGCAGAACTGGATGCGATTGCGCTGGCACAGCCGAAAGTCTGAAATTTTGCATCTGTGATGATTCCGTCGTCATCCACTTGAATGTAGAGCGTCAAGGCATCTCCGCAGGCCAGAGATCCGACTTCTCCTACTCCGTCCGCATTATCAATTGTTCCAACATTTCGAGGATTGAGGAAATGGTCTTTTACCTTATCTGTATATTCCCACATAATTGTCTCCAATAGTGCTGATATTTTAATCGTCAGACAGTGATAATCATTAATCACCAAAGGTCAATTACAGAGACATAAGTCCTGGAACCTGAGCTGCTTTTTCATAGACTTCCATAACATGGTCCGCGGAGCACATGGTGGAAACCATGGTAATGCTCGTATATTTTCCTGTCTTCGATTGCCGGAGCTTCAGTTCTTCTTTTGGAAATAACTCTTTGAATTGATCGAGATTGTCTGCAGGTACTATAAATTTATATACATATGAACAGGGCCATTGATGGTGTCCATCCAACGCTTGCTTGAATTGTTCTCGCTTGTCTGTCATATAATTCTCCTATCTATACTGGATGGTAGCGGTCTATATTAAATCTATTCAATCTGTCAAAAGTTGAAAGATTGCCTTCAAAGATCTAAATATTTAAGTTAAATGCAATGAGACTAAAGTAAAATTATAACATCATTTTCTAATGGGTTTTAATATGCTGTTTTTATCATCGGATTTCAAAATGGAAATACGCGATAATAATGAGGAAAAATGAGCGATATCGTTGATGTTCTCGTCGTAGATGACGAACGAATCAATCTCAAGTTGGTCGAAGGCATACTCAAGGGGTATGACTTTAATCTTGTAACAGCATTGTCCGGGGCTCAGGCCCTAGAGTGTCTATCCAATCATGATTTTGCAGTAGCTCTACTGGATGTCATGATGCCCGGTATGGATGGTTTCGAACTTGCCGAACGGATTCGTAGCTCCGAGTCCACTCGTGATATCCCCATAATTTTCATTACGGCCATAAGCAAGGACCAGCGACATGTTTTCCGTGGATACGAACTTGGAGCGGTCGATTATTTATTCAAGCCTGTCGAGCCTGAGGTGCTTCGGAGCAAGATGAATATCTTTGCCGATTTGCATCGAAAAAAACGGTATCTGGAAGAAACGACACATCGCCTTGAGGCCACGGTGAAGCAATTGGAGGCCTCCAAGGCTGCATTGGAAAAGTCCGAGCAGCGATATCGGCTGGTTGCTGATTATAATTATGATTGGGAGTGCTGGATAGGCCCGGAAGGGAATATTCGGTATATTTCGCCGTCATGCGAACGTATTAGTGGATATTCTCCTGATGCCTATGTGCAGGATCCAAGCCTGTTTGAAAAAATTGTTCATCCTGATGACCATCCTGGTTGGTCGAGTTTCATGAATGATGAAGCTGTTGGGGGCGATGAGACTCTTGATTTCAGAATTTATGATTCCAACGTCAAGGTCCGTTGGTTGAGTCTCATCAAGCATACAATCAGGACTGAAGAAGGTGCCAACCTTGGCGTCAGAATAAGCATGCGGGATATTACCAATCGAAAACGCATGGAAGAACAACTTAAGCATAGCGCTCTTCACGACACGCTAACAGGGTTGCCGAATCGGGTCCTTTTTTTGGATAGACTGGGGCAAGCCGTTGATAGATCCGTTGAAGATAGTGATTACTACGCCGTCTTATTTATCAACCTTGATAGATTTCAAGCCGTCAATGACCATTATGGTCATGCTGTTGGTGATACGTTGATGATGCGTATTAGTGAGAATTTGAAGGGGATCGTTCGTCCGTTGGATACGGTTGCCCGTTTTGGCGGAGATGAATTCGGGATATTGATTCATGAGATGGATGACGTGTTGGATGTGCGGGCCCTGATCAAAAAGATTCACGATTCATTTGGTAAGTCAGTTGAGGTTGATGGTATTAAATTTAATGTTTCTGCTAGTATCGGGTATGATATTGCCTCTGGTGCACAGATGGAATCGGAAGAGCTTGTTCATAATGCACAGGTCG
This genomic window contains:
- a CDS encoding protein phosphatase CheZ; protein product: MTSNDALVKKMMEQVTDQLVDSLKDTIRASVEREIATSLSKALLEGEFYRRVNDDLQEGLKQIYQEVKVARGGKEIKSIETDINPEEFFSEASDQLDAVMQSTEKAAVEIIDIVEKLQELQGSVATIVKGFESGGVTKSNRKKLEEINQTLGMDLSNIMVSLSFQDLTGQRIKKIINSIRQIEKIVREVMLSTGLMIQQREKEPEQDIDSLSESAKNQATSKLQGPTEGTNQGDVDDLLASLGLD
- a CDS encoding PilZ domain-containing protein; translated protein: MSEEKRSFSRIPVRLKGHARPMQSIDSPQLFSGDSGHQSASREALFRNSKLPDELTAFLTEMDRKLDQVIGILSKDSVRSDFSIDIEIMEISGAGVKFRSNQQFKPDDPLEIILVLSQMPVQMAGSKGRILNKESDTGLYRFEFVDMRGSDMETIVQFVFKQQREQIRNSKM
- a CDS encoding NIL domain-containing protein, whose product is MKEMIKGFRKIVYLSFPPTVSGRPVVCNLLRNFDLSFNILKADISPRHEGTMTLELSGMEEDFHKGIGYLKENGVRITPVAHKIFRNEESCIHCGVCTAMCPTDALILEKSDKTIIFDVEKCSACGMCTRVCPVKAMTLDLDENTRQ
- a CDS encoding tetratricopeptide repeat protein — protein: MIKIAKNFTILLLVISLFSLIGCASKTDMETLQGERQQDLNRMKQLESELEESKQLLKNEIEKSSSPIRERSADMWAEIQSLRADFAKLRGEMDEVNIRMDRQVGAADSATTMDGLAERLAEIEFALENQLQVDLPKVREERAATLAPIATTQDGATPETTEAVTSTPQTGTTPPAQVTPPADTDPAKALYDKAYALYKENKFEKARSYWAEFTDTFKKHPYTPSAVFWQGQCYFKLKDYARAVILFEDVIEKYKKSSKYKSALLKSGYSWNYLSKPELAKMRFEEIIKKFPKSVEATQAKRSLSKMK
- a CDS encoding PLD nuclease N-terminal domain-containing protein: MFADFSSLTTTQWAVVSISVLICFSFSVWTILDVWKRNFGSSNEKALWMQICIFIPILGALAYLFLGRKRGSLMK
- the lspA gene encoding signal peptidase II, which produces MNRYTLATIWAAATVALDQITKLWVLNAIEPWTGFKVIPGFFNLVHVLNKGAAWGFLDDENIDWQRPMFIAISVVAVFAIGYMLKSTKEKDTWMIAGLGMIAGGAIGNAIDRIWLGSVIDFLDVYVGTYHWPAFNIADSALTVGAGCIILSMLLQRNSEQD
- the ileS gene encoding isoleucine--tRNA ligase is translated as MSDYKNTLLLPKTKFPMKANLKQREPEMLKFWEQNKSYDAMVAAGDADNEYVLHDGPPYANGHIHMGTALNKVLKDIVVKSRNMQGQKAQYVPGWDCHGLPIEHKVEQELKKKKKELDTLTIRKICRSYAAKWLDTQRKEFKRLGVLGVWDDPYMTMKPEYEAATARELGRFMERDGVVRGKKPIYWCCDCRTALAEAEVEYEDHTSPSIYVRFPMADSNFTKIADIDINKLFILIWTTTPWTIPDNMGVAVHPDFDYVLVEAGGDYYVLAEGLLEECTEKFGWEAPKILKTVRGAELEGLQAKHPIYDRPSPVVLADYVTLETGTGCVHTAPGHGREDFETGLKNGLEVYSPMNDRGEFLQEVEHFAGLNVWDANPKVIEKLTEVGNLMASENITHSYPHCWRCKEPVIFRATTQWFVGMDENNLRTKALDAIRNDVQWVPSWGEERIYNMVENRPDWCISRQRNWGVPISALICEDCDETWFDAKWVYDICDKYAQHETGCDYWFEAPLEEIVPEGLTCPKCGGNHWKRETDILDVWFDSGTSFAAVVEQRNETRFPADLYLEGSDQHRGWFHSSLLASVGTREVPPYKTVLTHGYVVDAEGRKMSKSIGNVIAPQEIIDKFGAEILRMWVSASNYQEDIRISDETLNRLVDAYRRIRNTCRYLLSNLNDFDPANKVDAADMMPLDRYALDMVSRHHETIQEAYRNFEFHKVYHTLHNLCVVDLSAFYLDIIKDRLYVEEENGLKRRSAQTVLWQTLLMLLQDMAPVLSFTAEEAFQNLPEAIKKALPQDKTVFALRFTPDATGMDDSERARWERLAQVRAEVNKAIEPKRKDRVIGKSLDAQVTLYATEEIRTLVDSEDIDPREFFIVSKLVLDDTDKAPADAYQGEDMEDLKVSVEAATGEKCERCWRISEDLRTDEAYPDACPRCTAVLKTLA
- a CDS encoding tetratricopeptide repeat protein, whose amino-acid sequence is MGVHKKNRELEELKAHYMKKSSAIFLAIVALLVGAFIGNTVTSLYMGQQQARTGGAVPQQQQSDEPHQANPVALANLEKAAADDPTNADKWIELGNFCFDHDLSAQAVTAYERALELAPMQVNVWSDLGVMYRRTKQYEKAVEAFGHAASLDPQHITSRFNMGIVYMYDLNDQPSAVKVWKGILAIDPNAKTPSGESLAAMVNDLEK